The sequence below is a genomic window from Corythoichthys intestinalis isolate RoL2023-P3 chromosome 4, ASM3026506v1, whole genome shotgun sequence.
TTTTGAACTTTTGTCTCATTTTCTGTTTTCAAGCGTCTTAACATGCTGAAACAAATATGTGTCACAGATGCAACAAGCGCCACACCCTGAAACTTTGCTCACTTATGCAAAGACTGGGAAGATAGTTGCTCTGGAGAGTAAAAGTTTGAACAACTTGGTATGCGTTAACACACTCAAAATTACCTCAACGAGCATTCTTTCTCtttcacacaaaaatatacaatttcCATGCTTGGTCTCTCAGTAGAAACAAACATTGTGTGTGCACGCGCGTGTCTTTTTAGGCAGTGAAGTGGCTGGAAACAGCTAGGCCTGTTTCTAATATTGcacgaaaaacacaaaaacattgtagttgagtcaaaaatggactaggCGTTCAGCCAAGTGAATGGTAGAATCTCTGCCCCACACTGTTGCTAACCAATGAGCTTCCAGAACTGCTCAAAGTTGATATCTCCATCACTGCTCTTGTTTTATGGGTAGAAGCAAATTTGTTTTCAATGAATGTTACATCTTTCAAAGGTTAAAGGACCTCAGCGTAAGCAGATGGGGTTTAGACAGGATTTGTAGCTTTGTCACTGTCTGGTGGACGCTTGCGTGAACTGCATGcaagtaaccaaaaaaaaaaaaggggggggggggggtgtagaaaggaaaaaaagataGGAATTTTCCACACTTGGGAGGCTGCCTCACAGTCAGGAGTCAACAAAAGCATAGAAAATATTGTGTTAAGCCATTATTTAAAACCGGAAagggaaaaagtcatttgattAAGAAAGATGGGATAAAGAAAGGTTTTGTTAGCCCTATAATTATCTTGTCAGGACACACCCCTTAGAATACTAGTAGTGTCCGATGACTGAAAACAAAGGGCCCGTTGTTGTGAGTCACCAGTTTAACTTTATATAGTTGCTGCTGCCCTGTTATTTGTCAACACGTGCAAGTACTTGATAGCAGATGACTAAACAGACCAAGTGTTTTTTGAAGACCCTGTAAAGTGATTTCaggcattcattcatcttccatacCGCATATCCTCAAAAAGGTTACAGGGGTGCCGGAGCATATCCCACTTAACTATAAGGTAACATGCtgaataggcatgtgccagttaccagtttcgaggtataccgtggtatgaaaacgtcaaggtttcaaaaccacaaaaaaatttccgtcatagtgtccctacggtattagctatttttcatgtcccaaaaatgcatggagaaatccctcgcttgcagttgtaaggctcaaccctcccccaccggttggtgctcagtgtcagtgaataAGATGTgcaacacgatggctggaggaggtgaaactcctaaaCTACTTCCCCTATCAAAGAaagcgaaatcgctggtatgggaatccttcggctacagaaaagttacagacacccacggcttagaggagggccaaccgacatgtaaaacatgtttgcggagggtggctgccgagaagGTAATACCTCAAATTAGagattagatcgggcctaaaaaatccagaccgacccgacccggccagcgggtattaaagcccgacccggcccgatcaattaacttgatttgcagagtcgagcccgaaacccccccgaaattttatgttttatttgtaggcgcgtccgttttatttgtgaggactcaggagaaggaggaaatgcggagATGCGATGCATGGTTGCGTTTTAtgagatcacatttgtgacgatgcctgtgcataatgataacaaattaaagccggtCTTTTGTatcgaattctcccagttaaaccagattgtaagatgcatattcaataaatatttatatcttttatatttttgtgtctGCTCTATCAGGCGGATagtagatttgacatttattttgatctcttcgagttggcagaaaaaaacgcaagtattCTCAATgtataaatagtctacatattttatgatcattataaatgcatttgcacaacaaaataacgctgggaaggtttgttaaatatatttctcataTGAAAGCAAACCGctgcattcgtttacattcagcaaagccgacacaggtttctgtatagcattttcaacaatcaatttgaagccctTCCATTCCCTAATCCCAGCGCATGTTTGCCTTTTCAATTCcccagtctttagtttgtttttcaactATTTGCTGTTCCATATTGAAAAGGAAATAGCAGGATGCGGACTCGCGGAGGGCGCCAGGGTGGGAGGGGAAGTTTAAAAAGAGAGCGGGGCCACGCCGTTCACTTGCGagggcatgcacagcgccttctctgttttatccaaattatttattttataacaagtattccttagtttaacatccatacatcgttttcgtatacatatatacaaatatatatatatatatatttttttttttttaaagttagagAGAATTCCGGCCTCGAAcgtaaataattgacattttaggcCCAACCCCTATCCTCtatctccaatatgattttgcatttataaaaaattaaaggttaaCAAACACAGTCATGAAAGTttaccaccagctacgagagttaactccaacgTGTTTAACGGTggtaaaaagtgtttttttttttgtctctggcaACTGTGCTGAGAAAGAGAGTATGTGTGTACAATGTAaatatgatacgagtcatacacacatgctttttatggaattaatttttgttctgatggtaataatgttgaggtgtTGCTgtaggtttaggctcacctgaaggactgcatttattttaattttatttagaatattttggttattattattacttttttaatgtattttaactagtgctgtcaaatatatcacgttaacgtgcggtaattaattttttaaattaatcatattAAGATATTTGAAGCCtttaacgcatgcgcagaatgacccgctcatgcattgcctcaaacagatgacAATGACactgttttttgcacatttgccacatttacatggagccaaatattccaattacaatcggaatatttgttcaaaccgaataaatgtgttccatataaacacctcattcggaatgaacaggcccaaaccgaatggaatttcattccgattcacaggggtggaatattccttttcccaaaccgattagaagtaaaattatatcatgtaaacagggaagcggaatggtgtctggttgcgttctttctgcgcatgctccgtactaacGTGGTGACgtgactttgtgacgtaagtaacgtcacttgcaacatggcttccaagcacacgcacagcgcacccacacaactttttaaatgaacggcgtgtcattctgaagttttgtttccactcgaaaagttaaaacagcagctgatctgacgatcgatctccttgttttgcaacgtgacgctttgttttgattaatctgtgcatgtcagacggcagttgtcaaacgtcctttcggaataaagccagacacatgtaaacgctggatcggaatagatgaagtgacatgtaaacagctgatgtgaaatttccattcggaatgatttgaatcggtatgaataaaagtcagcatgtaaacgtggctaatgagagctaagaggcagagaaaggcgagtggacataggcgttcattggaccgcgccgtttattcgcataagcttcggcaactccttcacaacaaacataagttcatttagtgaaagcacaaacaaaaaataatatttctatctctcaaaaaaattatgtttacaaaaagaaaagctggcattcccaatcaaaatagctatgcaaaatacacataaaacttactcagactttggtcaaactctatacaaacattttgtttagctcaacaaatacactggatggcaatatttagtcaaaatatacaaactatctgtggtctcgtacgttgtgaagccagcactcaaatgaccgtggaGTATAATGGATGGGAAGtacggcgtcagtcaagggacaaaacacacttattggcttgatttctaagtcatTTAAAACTCTCCAGACACCTTGTGTATTTCTATCACTACctcacgtagttaaagacactgtggacaaacggcagggagcccatgtgacgtcaccactcggcaacgtcaacaatggcgagctactagtttatttttttgattgaaaattttattacaacgaaaacattgagtggttttaatataagattactacaacttgtactaacattcatcttttaagaactacaagtctttaatgtggcatatttaagaaatggtttgaattgcaatgaattatgattaatttttaagctgtgattaactcaattaaaaattttaatcgtttgacagccctaatcttaacattatacttttgttcaaattttctaataaatattttgaaaaataaaaatcctgtttaatggatctttttaaacccagatatctcaaagtaacacattttagcacTTTAATTGCAACACCGTGATACAGTgagatttttgcttaaggttatcataccgtcagaatctcataccgccaCAAGCCTAatgctgaactggttgccaactAGTACAGTAAGTCACACAAATATTAACCTGTTGATTGTCTAATCAGCTTGTTGTCAGCTAATTTTTGCACTGTatcacaacacacacacacacacacacacccatgcaCACACTCCTGGTCATGGCGtctcattgatttatttttactcCACTGGCATACATTTTAAACTGAGACACATACACTGTAATAGTAGGCTCAAATTAGGCCCAGAGCATTCATGGAAGGGTGTAAAGACCCACTATAGACATAAATCACTCACTAAGTGAACCATATAAGAGATGACAGAAGGTGTACCATTGCACAAACGGTTTCGTCAACTTCGGCGGAATTAACGGAAAACTGCTTCACTCTCAACTTAGTTCTTCTaggagtgggggaaaaaatggttgaAATGCTGCAGCAGACTAAAAGAAAGTCATAAAACAGGTACAATTATGACACTGGTGTCGCCAAAACTTTTTGCGAACGAGCCACTTGGGCTCAGCAGCTGACAGGCCCTATTAGTTCAGCTAGAGCCTGACAGCTTGTGCATTAGGGAGACAGTAACAGCTCTAACAAGCTCTGTGGCTTCATCATCCAAAACCTACTTTGGAGAAGTTTTTAGGTCCCCTGCATCCTATTTGGAGTCATTTGTGAAGAACAAGCATGCAACTACCTAAAAATTTTAACCTATGTACATTTTAAGACTATCAATCAAAATGGCTGCTGCGATACCACAAGAACTGAGAGGTATTTCGTGCAAAAATTCCGCTTTAAGCATTAGGGTGGCTTGTTACACGACAAAATAATCTGGACATTGAAGTCTTTAAAACTTCAAAAGATTATTTTTCAATTGATAGTTTGCTTTAATCAGATAAGTGTAGCCTGTGTGTATTTTGCTccggtaattttattttttgtaacctCACAGAGCTTTGGCTGGCACTTTTGGCAATACAGATCCAATTTTAATTTGGGAGGGGTTGGAAGCGATTGAATGATTACTTCGAAACCATTGATAGTTGGAATAGATTGGACCTGGTTTTATTTACCTCCTCTACTTCTACTCTACTACAACAGcacatactctgtgacctgAACTGGCTGTGATTAATCAaagctaatgataacttttgaacAGATGCCGagggaccactgtccctgatagGCTTAAAATACATACCCTACATGGCCCACAACGAAGGGAGATTATGGCACATTTGATTTGGCAGTTACAGTAGCTTCACTCATCAAATGTGTACTTTtcttatattctttttttctataaTTGTTCATTATCAATTTTCATCAGTTGAACATCAGAACTAGAAGGCAGAAATAATGATTGTTGGCAAAGTTGTGTAGTAAACAGGGGCATTCACTGTTAGATTTCCACATTTTATTAAACTGCTCCCATAACAACAAAGGTGAAAAGTATGAAAGTTGTAACCAAAAAGCTCTGAATGCTGCCACACGTTACGCCAAAATGTTACCTGTCAGCAAAAGTAAACCATCAGTCAACTTAATATTAGTTTTACTTTCATATTAAATCACAACTTAAAGACCTTAGTGCACAGCATGGGTTAACATCAAAGCTAACACGCTTAGAAAACGTTGTGCCTGACTACATTTCACAAAACTTGAAAAATAAGTTACTTGTAAGCATTATATGCAATTATGTACAAATATTCAAACAGGGAAAACAGACCTTCTATTgattaataatgaaaaaaacaacattcatttcaatagcTTCAGACATGTTGCCATGGGAACAGACTCAAACGATTCAAGCTGCATTGTGTCAATAAGACTGAGCAGTGAAGGCTGCAGCAGAGTGGATAGTtgacacaaacaaaaaagtacaaCTTTCTTAGCTATCGGTTGTTGCAGGCATTATGATCCTATCAAATTACTATCAATCatttacacaaaacaaaacaacagagGCCAAGATTTTTctcataaaggcaaaaaaaaaaaaaaaaaaaaagtgtgcagTTATATCAATGTGCAGCCCAAGGGTTCCCAAGTaatattcacttttttttttttttttttttaaataattgagaaattatcattatttatatataatgACAGGCAAATAAAGGTgcttccactagatggcagaagGTACAAAACATCATTTCAGTTTAGCAAATCCAATCAATTTGTCTACATTCCTTGGATGATTTTCTCAAGTGAAAATTGTAATGTTTGCAAATCTGAGAAAATTGTTGAACTAAAAATGCATGATGTGGATAGCCTATGTCAAAATGAGTTTTAGCCTTAAAGagacatttttcaaaaaaaaaaaaaaaaaaaaaaacaaacaaaaaaaaaaaacatcttgagTTTTGTCATCGTAACAAAATGTGACCTGCATCGTGGTGAATTTATTGGGCTATAAATGGGATACTGTGTGCGCTATGCATGTAAAACAAAAGTGACATTGCCCTTCCTAATAAAGTCTTTCTCCATCCAGTGTTCCTTTTTCACTGAAGGACTTTAAACATTCGAGCTTCAGCCACTGGCTTGTGCATTCTCTTTCTTCCACTCCCCTTTTTGTCGCTCGCTGCCGCTTCCTACCGCTAAAAACTTCTGCACAGCTTCCCTCCCGAACGCCTCCATCTCATCTTCCAGGTCGCTATCTTCCCCATCCCCTTCAACCATGTCTTCCAAAATATCCGACAGGTCCTTCACAAACTTGCGGAAGTTGACTTGGTCGTGCATGAACACACCGTCCTGGAAGAACTCGGCCGCTAATTTTTGGAGCTCGTTTATCTTGGAGGAGTCCACGCCAGCCTGCTCAGCTTTGGCAAGGTAGGCTTGGAGGATGGACTGGAACTGGGAGAAGGAAACTGGATGAAGCCCCTCGGCTTGGGCACAGGCCTCCTGGGAGTGGCAGTGTTGCAGCTGTTTAGGCTTCCTGTGAAGGCGCTTCCTCTGCTGGGTCCAGTAGTTGGCTGGATCTGCGGAGGACTGTTGCTGCCCACTCTTCCTCTCGGCCCAGATGTTCCCCTCGTGATGGTGGTCAGACAATTTGTGCTTATGCCAATTTGACTGTTTATCTTTCAACTCTCCACTGTCCACTTTCCTCTTCGATTTATCTCCATTCTTCTGCCAGTCCTTATCATTTTTCCCTTTTTGACCCCACTGCTTCCTGTCATCAGTCTCTTGAGCTTGTTTTTTGGCGTCCTCCACGTGTTTCCTCTCATCTCCTCTTCCTTTTTTACCATCTTTGCTCTTCCAATTCTTCTCTTCACCAGGCTCCATGAAGGCATCCTTCCCCTTTTTCTTCCACTTCTCTTTCTCCTTGAGTGACTTGTCTTCATCTTTTCTCCAGTCCTTCTCCTTTCCTCCCCATTGCTTTTCATGCTTGTCCTTCTTCCACTCTTTCCTCTCAGCATGCGCCTTCTTTCCATCCTGCTCCTTCCACGTTTTCCCCTCGTCCCCTCGCCTCTCCTTCTTCAAGTCTTTTTCCTCCTCACGCTTTCCTTCCTTTTCCTTCCCCATATGGGACCTTCCGTGCTCGCGTTTACCACTTTCAGACTCCTTCCGCTCTATTCTGCTGCCATCTTTGCGTTCTTTTCTCTCGCTTTCCTTCCATTCAGATTTCTTGCTCTCTTTCTTATCACCCTTGTCATATTTATCCTCCTCCTTCTCAAGTTTGCCATCCTGTTTGCTGCCTTCTGGTTGTCCACTTGAGGGCACTGCAGATAAAGAAGACTAATCAGAAAAGAATAGCTATAAACTAACGTATTTTTATTTGCGCAAGTCCCTCCACACCTGTCAACTTAGTGACAGCGGATCTCAAGGTTTTTAGTTCATTCTCAAGTGTCGGCAGTGTCTCCAGTTCTCTCATTAGCCTCTCATTCTCTTTCTGAAGAATAGGAAGAGATGCCATCTCGGACTTCAACCTACTATTTTCCTCAAGCCAGCGCAGTCGCTCCGTTTCACTCTCCGCCACTTGACCCTCAGCTGCTTTCAGCTCTTCTCTCTGTGCCTGGATGAGATGAAAAAGACAATCTCTCATTACAAATATTGTCATGTAATGTTGGTCAGACAGATACTGCGCGAGTGGAGACTAATTGAAGAAACAACTGATGTACAGTGCACAGATATCATAGCATTCTTAAATATATAATCATTGTTATTATGGCTTGGTCACACACTGCCTAACAACCCTTGtggaacaggaaaaaaaaaaacggtaataAGGCTGTTCAATTAACCGATTTTGAACCGAAACAgacttttcaggttaaaacgatGTTAAAAACGTTCAAATCGGTACGTTCAGTTTTCAAAATGGCACCATTTTGGTTTATCTAAGCCGCGGTAGTTTCCTCTGCTTTCCGCTTCGGCCCAGGAGAGCACGCCatcttaacaacaacaacaacagatggCTACAGGCGATTCTGGTACTTTTGCCCAGCCAACTTTGGACAGCAATTGCATAACGCCATGACTAAATGTATTATCTCATGATGTAGTTAAAGTATCAAATGATCAACTCAACAGCAAGCTCTACGGGAGCGTGATAAccttcctgattatttgattcaggtatgttgaaggagggagacatggaaaacaagctggatagggactCTAGAGGACCGGACTTTGGCACCCctgctagggatgtcccgatccaggtttttgcacttccgatccgatactggccgataccgataccggcctatctgagcatgtattaaagtttaaagttatttagcctccttacttaattGTCAGActtatgttgaaaagggttttagtactcttgataacaactagccagctgaattaggagagtttgaataacacacaatggttggtaacaagaaactggcctgtttattcagtgaaaaaaacaaaacattataaataacaaacagaaatggcatagtcagtcagtaaaacgtgaaaataatattgtaaactgtcagtggaaaatcccacaaaccccccaagctattagatgcttttaatgtttcgtgcattagttacaaaaattgtataaaaagcctctcaggtttaaagaaactactatttcagtatcacgttaacattttaaaacagtaaataaaatactcaagtccccattctgtatcagcagctttaaagtacattcaattaattttgcgaatcaactgttaaagttgttaaaattgctcccgttattccataatttcccttctgtctacttttcacatgtaaaagttttaaaactgtttgaagatagattcaagtcaagattttgccgacttaggagtattttagataaaaagttaatcaggttcgcttggaaggttcactaaaacagcctacaagggaagtctcctgctttaagatggcggctgtttactaacgcacctagttttcaatgcatgtgttgctaacgccgtcgagtctgtcattttgcatctagttctatataaatatgatatctattagacaAGCATGACGTTTACTCTTGGGACACAATGcgttccgtttctcattgcgtcccaaagacagcgctgtgtattagttccgctttacttgacatatttcaataatcggaatttgcaaAAACTGGAAAAGCGGGACAggattttcaaaaaaactggatcggaagtctggatcggaatttttcagtgtcggccgatccaataccgatgcgcatttttttgcccatattggcGTCCgagccgatccaaatatcggataagGACATCTCTAACCCCTGCAGTAGACATACTCCGGCCGTGTCTTTGAGCCTgttcactgacgcgcacacGCGTCACCTTTTTTTCACTACCTGTACTAACATTCTTGGGaaccatgttgatttctttcacaagaaaatccgctgtgcgtctgtcttgcgggagagcaatgaaattgtgacactgtcataaattgacgtatttcgagcatgtcgtgtcATATTTTATGTCAGATATCAAAAGGATTGTATGTCGATGCAATCTTATGTTGGGGTATCACTGTAGTTACTGACAGATGCATTTGTAGATCTTGAATCCTGTCCAGGttcccttgagcaagatacagtggtacctcaacatacaattgcttcgacacacgatcttttcgacatccgacgtaaaatttgactcgccatttgtttctacatccaacaacatgctcgaaatacaacggcatgacagcaccgcagacggacGCAGGGCAAATTTTTTTGGGAgataaatcaacacaggtttcaaaaaggtttatAAAGGTggtcaaacaaggaaaaaggtgacaccattgaaatgaagatgcaagttatagaaaaatatgagcgtggagtgcacatccgtgaactggctaaataatacatctccacggtcctcctctgaccaccgctcgccagtctttataagtaaaaatgacagttattattgtggtaacattgccaaagaaatcaccagcttcgtcaggtttttatcatttatctcAGAACTTATCgaacacaaaacgcctactgACCGCCAAAGTTGacagtgttctcaagaaaacattgaaagcgaaTGTAAACTCTCAGCCGCTCCACTGCCTctgtgtcacgtcagccacgcggtgcgttcaggtacagaaaaaaaacgtccgccacattagaacccgattcgttacactattacaggaattataattatcatattattattattatttagatttttatttataatttctttctttctactatgtgtaattgcaatttgtaatagtaccagcagtatttattaagaatttagtgtaggtttttgggctgtggaacgaattaatgggattataatgtattcttatgggaaaatcctgctcgacatacgaccatttcgacttacaaacaaggtcctgggacGAATTAACTTGatatgtagaagtaccactgtactacaCAAGAGGATACGCACCTGAAGTTGAGCTTGCAAAACAGAAATTTGCTCATTTCCTTTAGCTAGTTTCGTCAGAAGCTCTGAGTTCTCAGCATCTCCTGGAAAAGCCTCTGGATGCAGCCACTCCTaggacaaacacacacaaaaaatcataCTTTCAAACATAATTCTAAGAATATGGAAAGTGGTGCATAGGGCATGtataatgaataaaaatcaaatgAAAGTAACAGACACCTGAATACAGAAGTAACTAAATCAACATCAAACTGACCTGTTTTCCAGCTTCTTCTGAATCTCTCAGTTCCTTTGTACTGAAGTCGCTGTCTAAAAGTCATTGCACATCGTTAACAATTCAATTATTCATATTAGAAGAGTACACAAATTAGTGAAGCATTAGTTTGGTTTCCATTGGAGTGTAACATGCGGTATTTGTCTAACTCTAGTTCTTCGATGCAATAAGTGCTATCTTCctggaggatttttgtacagcCTGTGTTAGATCTCTGCCGCCTGTGAGTGTGCATGGCAGGCAATAGTGAACAAACACAACCTACCCTCATCCAGGTCCAAGAGGACACCTGCAGGTGTATCATATGTTAACTAGCCGCTCAATGCCTCCCAATAAGGGTTGAAACTCACATGGAGGCGTATACCTGAGAAGAAGATGGTCCCAAGTCCGACCAGGATGACAGCACCCAGGATGCACTTGTTCAAAGAGAACATGCTCTCATCCCCCTTCTGCTGTGGCAGCTGGAATTCTTCATCCTCTCCTTCCTCTTCTTCATCTACCCTTCCAATACGCTCCAGAGAAGCCAGGAGGCGCTTCCTCTCGGACTCTGTGTCCTCGGCCTTTTCTTCACCTGATCCTGGCTGCACTGAGTCATCTGGAAGGAAGCGAACATTGTTTACAAATGTTTCAAAGTTGAGATGTACCTAGGtaataaaaattacattaacaATTTAGCGAGGAGGAAAAACTACTTTCACATTAAGCATATCCTCTCCAAACAAAATATCATGACCCAACACAGATCCAAAATAGGATTTATTCTATTCATTAAGTATTCTCCACAAACAATGAAGAGTGAACTGCTGTACTTCTCTCATCACTGAGTTACTAGCCGAAACGGCAGCACCCACATAAGCACGTGCCGGTCTTTGCTTCTTGCTATTTCTTTAAATGTGTCcacattattcattttattttgtttcaaaCTCTACTTTCACATGATACAATAGATAGCCTCCCTCATTCACAGCTAGCCATAGGCCCTTATCAGTTTCTCGTGGCAGGATAACCTTGAACAGAAATATCGCTGTATAATGGTATCAAAATGAAAGATGTGAAATTTCTTATTTTGAAAAAGGTAAAGTGTTAAAAAGTTATTCATTTGAccaattaaaaattaataaattaaaattcttAAATCATATTTGCGCATCCCTCGGGAGATATTTTTAGAAGGATTTACTTTTCTGCTCTTTGGAGGCTCCATGTAGCTCTACATCGCAGTAACACATTTAACTattaacaattcaactttgaaatgtataaattagggctgtcaaacgattaaaaattttaatcgagttaattacagcttaaaaattaattgtaattaatcgcaattcaaaccatctataaaatatgccatatttttctgtaaattgttgtaatgaaaagataggacacaagacagatatatacattcaacatacggtacataagtactgtatttgtttattataacaataaatcaacaagatggcattaacattattaacattctcttaaagcgatccatggatagaaaaacttgtagttcttaaaagataaatgttagtacaagttatagaaattttatattaaaacccctcttaatgttttcattttattaaaatttgtaaaattttcaatcaaaaactaaactagtagctcgccattgttgatgtcattacaccatgctcactccccaaacccataaaatcatttggacctaagtgccagcagaggtcgccaaacaacaaaaaacaagtaaaaagcggacattacactgctgtcattttaatctgagcggagcatgtgcgttaattg
It includes:
- the pbxip1b gene encoding pre-B-cell leukemia homeobox interacting protein 1b, whose protein sequence is MSGGNSANSSWTIVSPEETVAETVRPLEEQTKHEQDDDDTSAGELSNQPAEGAESTSSLPVEDHQVPEKRKTDPIEGSSTDHPPSVPSSVTDVPIPSGDVQSKAPPDGPNQDTFSDSVSHVTPCCDEPSDSLMSTETLGGVELTQQEGLHDRSWEKDPRQEGEKPDLLSKHKDDSVQPGSGEEKAEDTESERKRLLASLERIGRVDEEEEGEDEEFQLPQQKGDESMFSLNKCILGAVILVGLGTIFFSGVLLDLDEDSDFSTKELRDSEEAGKQEWLHPEAFPGDAENSELLTKLAKGNEQISVLQAQLQAQREELKAAEGQVAESETERLRWLEENSRLKSEMASLPILQKENERLMRELETLPTLENELKTLRSAVTKLTVPSSGQPEGSKQDGKLEKEEDKYDKGDKKESKKSEWKESERKERKDGSRIERKESESGKREHGRSHMGKEKEGKREEEKDLKKERRGDEGKTWKEQDGKKAHAERKEWKKDKHEKQWGGKEKDWRKDEDKSLKEKEKWKKKGKDAFMEPGEEKNWKSKDGKKGRGDERKHVEDAKKQAQETDDRKQWGQKGKNDKDWQKNGDKSKRKVDSGELKDKQSNWHKHKLSDHHHEGNIWAERKSGQQQSSADPANYWTQQRKRLHRKPKQLQHCHSQEACAQAEGLHPVSFSQFQSILQAYLAKAEQAGVDSSKINELQKLAAEFFQDGVFMHDQVNFRKFVKDLSDILEDMVEGDGEDSDLEDEMEAFGREAVQKFLAVGSGSERQKGEWKKENAQASG